In Acidimicrobiia bacterium, a single genomic region encodes these proteins:
- a CDS encoding alpha/beta hydrolase, which produces MSIAEGHTTANDLDFAYLEAGTGPLALCLHGFPDSAHTYRHLLPALAAAGFHAVAPFMRGYAPTAVPSDARFQTAALALDAGALHEALGGDDQAVIVGHDWGAMATYIAANHEPERWKRVVAMAVPPAGAVTSSFLTYPQLKKSWYMFFFQHGLADIVVGMEDLSFIDALWADWSPGYDATEDLVGVKNALRDPANLAAALGYYRATLSGVGVDPALAEIQNKGNDITSQPTLYLHGRNDGCMGIEVAEAGADFLTSAGSRMEVVDGTGHFLHLEKPTEVNRLIVDHLIG; this is translated from the coding sequence ATGTCCATCGCTGAAGGTCACACCACCGCTAACGATCTTGACTTCGCCTACTTGGAGGCCGGCACAGGTCCACTGGCGCTTTGCCTCCATGGATTTCCTGATTCCGCCCACACCTACCGGCACCTCCTTCCCGCACTAGCGGCGGCCGGGTTCCACGCCGTCGCCCCCTTCATGCGCGGCTACGCGCCCACTGCCGTACCCAGCGACGCCCGATTCCAAACGGCCGCATTGGCGCTCGACGCGGGGGCGCTTCATGAGGCGCTCGGCGGTGACGATCAGGCGGTGATCGTTGGCCACGACTGGGGGGCGATGGCCACCTACATCGCGGCAAATCACGAACCCGAGCGATGGAAGCGCGTCGTAGCCATGGCCGTACCACCGGCCGGCGCAGTGACCAGCAGTTTCCTCACCTACCCCCAACTCAAGAAGAGTTGGTACATGTTCTTCTTCCAGCACGGTCTGGCCGACATCGTGGTGGGGATGGAGGACCTCTCCTTCATCGATGCGCTGTGGGCGGACTGGTCCCCCGGCTACGACGCCACCGAAGACCTTGTCGGAGTGAAAAACGCGCTGCGCGATCCAGCCAATCTGGCCGCTGCGCTCGGGTACTACCGCGCCACCCTCAGCGGGGTGGGGGTGGATCCCGCTCTGGCCGAGATCCAGAACAAGGGGAACGACATAACCTCCCAACCCACTCTCTATCTCCACGGTCGCAACGACGGCTGTATGGGCATCGAGGTGGCCGAGGCCGGGGCCGACTTCCTCACCTCCGCCGGCTCTCGCATGGAGGTGGTCGACGGAACCGGTCACTTCCTCCACCTCGAAAAGCCCACCGAGGTGAACCGGCTGATCGTGGACCATCTCATTGGCTGA